CCGTCCAACCGAAGCGCGCACGCACTATCTTCCGGCGCGGCATGCCGTACGGACCCAAATACGACCCACAGGACAGCCCACAGACACGCGACGCCGATCGCGGCCTGATGGGTGTCTTCTTCTGCGCCAGCATCGAGGACCAGTTCGAGCTGGTGGTCTCCGAATGGATGGAGAAGAACCCGATGGGCCCACGCACCGGCGGGCGCGCCAAGGATCCGCTGGTCGGGCGCCACGATGAGCCGGGCGCGCGGTTTCACATCCCGCTGAAGAATGGTCCGGCCATCAACCTCGACGGCTTCACGCCGTTCGTCAGCACGCGCGGCATGCTGTATGCGCTGTTTCCAGGCCGCCAGGCGCTGGCCGCGATGACGAGCTTGGACACGCCGGAAGACGAAGCGGTGCCGACGCGCGACCCCCACGCAGTCAATGCCGGCGGGGCCCCCGCCGACCGCTATTGCGACATCGTGATGGAGGGGGGTGTCACGAGCGGCATCATCTATGCGACGGCCGTGGCCACGCTGTCCAAGCGATACCGCTTCAAGAACATCGGAGGCAGTTCCATCGGGGCTTTCGCGGCCGCATTGACCGCTGCCGCCGAATACCAGCGTCGCAAGGGATCCGATGCAGGCTTCGACGCCTTGAAGATGCTCCCCGACAAGCTTGCGGACGACGACGACGACAAGGACAAGGACAAGGACAAGGACAAGGACAAGGACAAGGGTCGCACGCTGCTTCAGAGATTGTTCGTGCCGCAGAAAGGGACGCGGCGCCTGTTCCAGATCTTTCTCGCGACACTCGAGCGAAAGTCGGGGAAGACGCTCGTGTTGGCCGGCGTCATGGCAGCGGTGCGCCAGTACGTTTGGCTCGCGGCCCTCGTCTTCCTCGTGCTGCTGGCGGTTGTTCTCGCAGGGCCGCTGCTGTCCGCCCTGTGGGCCAATGAACGCGATCTGCGGACGCCGGGCGTCCTACTGCTGCTGCCGTGGTTCGCCGCGGCGGTGCTGACGCTGGGCGTGTCGGTGGTCGTCGCCGTCCTCGCGGGCATCGTGTGGGACTTCGCGCGCCACGTCGTGCCCAACGGCTTCGGCCTCTGCCGTGGCTGGCCTGACGATGCGTCGGCGCAATCGCTGGATCTCGCCGGCTTCCTGCATGCGTCGATCCAGGGCGCGGCTGGCCGCGAGATCGACGACATGCCACTGACCTTCCGCGACTTGTGGAACGCGCCGGGCGCGCCGTCCGGCTCGCTGCAGGACCCGCGTGGCGGCGGGGGGCGCTCGATCAACCTCGAGGTCTATTCCAGCAACCTGGCTCACGGACGGCCCTACCGGTTCCCGCTGGACGAACCCAAGCAGCCCGGCCAGGATGAGGACATGGGCCGGCTGTTCTTCTGCCCCGAGGAACTCGAGCGCTACTTCCCGTCGGGCTTGGTCCGCTACCTGGAGATGAAGTCGCGGCCGTACGCGCCAGTCAGCGAGGCCGACCCGCCCGCGGGTGCGCACAGCGAAGGCCTGCGCGAACTGCCGGCGGCCGACCTGCCTATCGTGGTCGCGGCGCGGCTCGCGATGAGCTTCCCCTTGCTGATCTCGGCCGTGCCCCTGTGGGCGATCGACCACGAGCCAAAGTGCCGGCAGGCTCGCAAACTCGCGCGCTGCTGGATGTCCGATGGTGGGCTGTGTTCCAACTTTCCGATCCACCTGTTCGACAACACGGTCCCGCGCTGGCCGACCTTCGGCATCTCGTTGAACCTGCGCAGCGAGGCAAGGCCGGAGCGGAAGGTGTGGCTGCCCGACCTCCACCATGAGGGCCGAGGCGACACCTGGGACCGCCGTGCCGTGAACGGGAAGACGGCGTTCAAGCGGCTGGGCGGCTTCCTGATCAGCTTGTGGGTGACCACTTGGCATTGGAATGACAGCACGATGATGCGCATGCCCGGCGTGCGCGACCGAGTCGTGCGCGTGTACCTGCTGCCGGAGGAAGGCGGTGTCAACATCTGCATGACCCGCAAAAAGATCCTGGCCCTCGCGGAGGACTACGGGGCGCCGGCCGCGCGGGCCTTCATCGAGAAGTTCGCCGACCCGGGCAGCCCCGGCTGGGCCGAGCATCGCTGGGTGCGCTTCAACTCGCTGCTGGTCGCCCTGCGCAAGCGCGTCGAGGGCTTGCAGCAGGCGGCCCAGCTGGACCACCACACGGTGCCGCTGGCCATTCAGATCAAGCGATCGACGGGGCACGCGCCATTGCGCGGTGCGTCCAAGCGCAAGCCCTGGCCTTCGACGGAGCCGCTCTGCGGTTGCCAGCAGCAGGAATTGCAGGACCTACTGACGGCCTTGTACCGGCTGGAGCGGGCTTTCGCGATGGCAGGCGACACCCAGCCCTTCATCGCGGCGCCACGCCCGAGCCTGCGGATGCGACATCCGACCTGATCTGGGTACCGCCGTCGCGAAGTGATCAAAAGCTCATCGCGGGGCGCTCGCTTTGGCGTACATGACGGGTGCCTGCAACAACTTGGGCGTCAGCGCCACGTCGGTGAAATGATCGCGGCCCTTGACAGCCTCGCGCACGACGAAGTGGATGACGAGTGCGTGGGCGGCGACCACGACGGCCAGCACAAGAAAATTGACTTTCTTCATTTCAGTTTCCTTCGTGGGCAGTTTGATGATCAAGGGTGGCGAACTCGGCCGCGCCGCAGCAGCGCTGCGTACTCTCTCCCGGGCCACAACCCTGCGCATCGGCCGATCTCGTTGCTGGGTGGTTTGCGAGTGATCTAGGCCTGAGCGCCGGCACGGCCGCGAGCCGCGCCACCACCATCCGGCCGCTGATGGCCAGCATCGTCCTGAACAACGTGAGCCGGTCGAACGGCGACTCCTCCGGCCCCGAGGCCCAGTAGTTCTGCAGGAGCGGGCTGATGAGCATCAAGGCAGTTGCCAGGACACTGCCCGAGACTGCGCCCGACAGGGCAACCAGGTGCGACAGGGCGATGCCGGGCCACCCGGAGTGGCCCGTGGACAGGGTGCCGGCCGAATGGGAAGTGTCCGACACCATGACCTCACTCGCCCTGCGCAATCGTGCGCATCGCAGGGTGCGCGCTCATGGCGGCCATGCGGCTTATGTATGCGGAGCCGCTGTCCTCACCGGTGAAGGCCTCGACTTCGCCGCGCGAGGCGAGATATTCGGCTCTCACTTCGGCACGATTGCTCGTGCTGCGGAACTGCGCCAGCTGGTTGTAGTCGTCGGCCCAGGGGTTCACGCCGCTGCGGCGGAACTGGTTCAGTTCCTCCATGACCTGGGCACGGGTGAGCGTGGAGACGAAGGGTTGCGGATCCACAGTGATGTCATCGGCGAAAGCCGGCCCGGCGGCCATGCAGGCGCTGACCAGGGCGAGAGCAATGTTGCGGTTCATGAGCGTTCTCCTTGAATGGATCGGTGTGTCGACCGCAGCGTGATGCCGCAACCGGCAAACGCATCGTGGGGAACGTGCGCTCAAGGCGCAGTGCGTTTACGCACCGCTTTTCGCAGATGGCTCGGATGCGCCGGTGCCTTCCGCCACAGCCGCGCCATGTCGCACATCACAAAAAACGCGCTCCAGGGACTGGGGGATCAATGACCGCAGTGGAGCCGAAACTGTGAACTGAGCGTGCACCGGCGAGCGACCGGACACGCTGCAAAGTGGTGGTTTTGGCGGTCGCTGCGAGAGGCGGCAAGGGGTCGGAGGCGGTCGTCCGCCTTGAGCGGCTATCCTGCCAGGCTGATCTTTGAAAGCCATGGGCGATTTCAACCAGATAGAAGTGCCGCCTTCGTTCACCGCGCACTTTCGCGCGTGCGGCTCTCGCCGTCATGCGGTGGGTTCAGCGTGATCCGCTACGAGGGCCCAACCGCAGGACCGGGCTGTCCTTGATCTCCTCCATGACCACGTAGCTGTTGGACTGGGCTGCGACCGGAAGCCGCTTCAGGATGGTGCCCAGCAACTGCCGGTATTCGTTCATGCCGCCCAGGCGTGCCTTGACCAGATAGTCGAAGCTGCCGGACACGAGATGGCACTCGAGGACCTCGGGCAGGAGCTCCAGCTCTTCGCGCACCTTCTTGAAAATGGGCTCGGACTTGGCCGACAGCGTGATCTCGACGAACACGAGCACGGATTTGCCCACGGCAGCCGGCTGCAGTTTCGCGTGGTAGCCAGCGATGACGCCGATGCGCTCGAGCCGCTTCACCCGCTGCGAACAGGGGGATGTTGAAAGTCCCACGCGCTCCCCGAGTTCACTCATGGTGATGCGGCCTTCGCGCTGAAGGGCGTCGAGGATTCGCAGGTCGATGCTGTCGAGTTCGAGCTGTTCGGTCATTTTGCTGCGGGCCCGCTTCCAGGAGCTCTTTCGCGATAAAAGGTCGCGTGATGTCGCTGAAAATCAGCAAAGTTTACCGCCGATGTCCACCTAGAGTTGATGCTTGATCCATCTCGAAGGGGAACATCGTGAAGGTCATCGTGCTTGGCGCCGGCGTGGTCGGCGTATCCACCGCGTACTACCTGGCCAGCGCGGGCGCCCAGGTCACCGTCATCGACCGGCAGGCAGGGCCGGCGCAGGAAACCAGCTTTGCCAATGCGGGGCAGGTGTCGCCGGGCTATTCGACGCCCTGGGCCGCGCCTGGCATTCCGCTCAAGGCGATCAAGTGGCTGTTCCAACGGCACGCGCCACTGTCGGTGCGGATGGATGGCTCGGTTTTCCAGTTGCGCTGGCTGGCGGCGATGCTGAGCAACTGCTCGCCAAAGCGTTACACCGTCAACAAGGAGCGGATGCTGCGACTGGCCAGCTACAGCCGCGAGTGCCTGCAGGCTTTGCGCGAGGAAACAGGCATCCAGTACGAGGCGCGCACCGCCGGGACGCTGCAGTTGTTCCGCTCGCTGGAACAAGTCGAACAGGCCGAGCGCGACATCCGCGTGCTGCGCGATTGCGGAATCGATTTCGAGTTGCTGGATGCTCATGGTGTCTGCAAGGCCGAGCCTGCCTTGCGCCACTCGCGCGCTTCCATCGTTGGCGGCTTGCGGCTGCCCGACGATGAGACCGGCGACTGCTTCCAGTTCACCAACCAGCTCGCCCGCCTGGCCATCGCGAAAGGTGTGCAGTTTCGCTTCGGCACGCCGATGCGCGGATTCACACGGGACGTTCATGGCGCGATCACCGGCATCCAGCTGGACGGAGCGAACGAGGCGCCGCTGCGGGCGGATCGCTATGTGCTTGCCTTGGGCAGCTACTCGCGCGAGTTCCTGGGCTCGACGGGGCTGGAGATTCCCGTCTACCCGGTCAAAGGCTATTCGCTGACGATTCCGATCACCGACGACTCGCGGGCGCCCGTATCGACGGTGCTGGACGAAACCTACAAGATCGCGCTGACTCGCTTCGATCGCCGCATCCGGGTCGGTGGCATGGCGGAGCTGTCGGGGTTCAACCTGGACTTGCGCCAGCGTCGCAGGGAGACGCTGGAGATGGTGACGAATCAGCTGTTCCCGGGGGGGGACCTGTCGCAAGCGGAGTTCTGGACCGGCCTGCGGCCCATGACGCCCGACAGCACACCCATCGTCGGGGCGTCGCCGCACCCGAACCTGTTCCTGAACACCGGCCACGGCACCTTGGGTTGGACCATGGCCTGCGGTTCGGGACAGTTGCTGGCCAACATGATGACCGGCGTGCCCACGGCCATCTCCAGCGAGGGTCTGGGGATCAGCCGCTATCTCGCGCCCTCGCAGCCACCGACGCGAGGCTTCGTGGCGGGTCAACCTGCATGAGCCTCTCACTTCCAACCCAGCCCGGATGGCGAGCGGAAGTCGTGGTTGGGGCGGCAGTGCCCTGACGAATCGGCTTGGGCGGTGGCCAGCCGCCGCCCAAGCCGAAGTTTTCAGAATTGCGGAGGCAAGGGCTCAATCCGGGCTGCGCGTTCCGCCTCGAAGAAGAGAGCTGGCAGGTACGCAGGTTGGGCGTTCGCATCACCGGGACCGTTGGGTGAGCGTTCGGTGTGCGCGTTCGGTTTCAGGTTTTCCGCATCGGTTCGATGCCAGCTGGCAATGGCCGTGGCCGCCAGGGCTGCGGCCATGGTGGCGAGGGCGTAGGTCCTGTAGGTGAGCATGTCGTC
Above is a window of Ramlibacter tataouinensis DNA encoding:
- a CDS encoding patatin-like phospholipase family protein, whose protein sequence is MSAVTWSQARAGEVQRLALTGYDSDCARHFVLTVINDAQARRYLAGLLHRGVLTFGGRRTRESASVNIGFTYRGLGKLGVPAQHLRVLKEKSPAFAEGARLRAPRLGDAGDSAVERWDAPFASDDADVWIAVHADNPAELDRKVAELRTRAGADLAFAGWGAKGLSACHLTHQPDPENPRKKIRYVHFGLRDNIARPVIDAHAGERHKAGELLLGYPNDSGFNFWSDQDTPEETAAFLRNASFGVLRKVAQHEERLDDYLHKQVTALQGKYGYVNADFLKAKMSGRWPDGAVVQPGETAPPHPMQVNPVFDPQADKHGFGCPFGAHIRRTNPRTDPVQPKRARTIFRRGMPYGPKYDPQDSPQTRDADRGLMGVFFCASIEDQFELVVSEWMEKNPMGPRTGGRAKDPLVGRHDEPGARFHIPLKNGPAINLDGFTPFVSTRGMLYALFPGRQALAAMTSLDTPEDEAVPTRDPHAVNAGGAPADRYCDIVMEGGVTSGIIYATAVATLSKRYRFKNIGGSSIGAFAAALTAAAEYQRRKGSDAGFDALKMLPDKLADDDDDKDKDKDKDKDKDKGRTLLQRLFVPQKGTRRLFQIFLATLERKSGKTLVLAGVMAAVRQYVWLAALVFLVLLAVVLAGPLLSALWANERDLRTPGVLLLLPWFAAAVLTLGVSVVVAVLAGIVWDFARHVVPNGFGLCRGWPDDASAQSLDLAGFLHASIQGAAGREIDDMPLTFRDLWNAPGAPSGSLQDPRGGGGRSINLEVYSSNLAHGRPYRFPLDEPKQPGQDEDMGRLFFCPEELERYFPSGLVRYLEMKSRPYAPVSEADPPAGAHSEGLRELPAADLPIVVAARLAMSFPLLISAVPLWAIDHEPKCRQARKLARCWMSDGGLCSNFPIHLFDNTVPRWPTFGISLNLRSEARPERKVWLPDLHHEGRGDTWDRRAVNGKTAFKRLGGFLISLWVTTWHWNDSTMMRMPGVRDRVVRVYLLPEEGGVNICMTRKKILALAEDYGAPAARAFIEKFADPGSPGWAEHRWVRFNSLLVALRKRVEGLQQAAQLDHHTVPLAIQIKRSTGHAPLRGASKRKPWPSTEPLCGCQQQELQDLLTALYRLERAFAMAGDTQPFIAAPRPSLRMRHPT
- a CDS encoding DUF4148 domain-containing protein, with the protein product MNRNIALALVSACMAAGPAFADDITVDPQPFVSTLTRAQVMEELNQFRRSGVNPWADDYNQLAQFRSTSNRAEVRAEYLASRGEVEAFTGEDSGSAYISRMAAMSAHPAMRTIAQGE
- a CDS encoding winged helix-turn-helix transcriptional regulator, which gives rise to MTEQLELDSIDLRILDALQREGRITMSELGERVGLSTSPCSQRVKRLERIGVIAGYHAKLQPAAVGKSVLVFVEITLSAKSEPIFKKVREELELLPEVLECHLVSGSFDYLVKARLGGMNEYRQLLGTILKRLPVAAQSNSYVVMEEIKDSPVLRLGPRSGSR
- a CDS encoding D-amino acid dehydrogenase, with the translated sequence MKVIVLGAGVVGVSTAYYLASAGAQVTVIDRQAGPAQETSFANAGQVSPGYSTPWAAPGIPLKAIKWLFQRHAPLSVRMDGSVFQLRWLAAMLSNCSPKRYTVNKERMLRLASYSRECLQALREETGIQYEARTAGTLQLFRSLEQVEQAERDIRVLRDCGIDFELLDAHGVCKAEPALRHSRASIVGGLRLPDDETGDCFQFTNQLARLAIAKGVQFRFGTPMRGFTRDVHGAITGIQLDGANEAPLRADRYVLALGSYSREFLGSTGLEIPVYPVKGYSLTIPITDDSRAPVSTVLDETYKIALTRFDRRIRVGGMAELSGFNLDLRQRRRETLEMVTNQLFPGGDLSQAEFWTGLRPMTPDSTPIVGASPHPNLFLNTGHGTLGWTMACGSGQLLANMMTGVPTAISSEGLGISRYLAPSQPPTRGFVAGQPA